One genomic window of Evansella cellulosilytica DSM 2522 includes the following:
- a CDS encoding glycoside hydrolase family 9 protein, translating into MKNKKGFLTIFLVFLLIFSSVSFISAESDGDDLDSEIVTEVGPSVKVNQVGYLPNINKIAIVVDDSEASTFNVINNDTDEIVYSGELTEPVFDEHSGDVVKHADFTYVTEPGTYVVHVPGVDTSFAFDISNDVYYNSLLETMRSYTTQRSATAIDDPITGIQYEAGHLQDQEAIFYFTDEENPELTTEGDTIDVSAGWYDAGDYGLYVTPGSISVSQLLYAYELNPETFYSGQMSFPEGVSEEDRQTDLPDILIEAKHKLLWLEKMQREDGVVYHKVSGLEWPGMDVKPVEDTQDRYVFGMSTYGTAMYGATMAIASRQFSDYDQEFADRLLANAELAFEYLEAHPEPYFREDDGQNDGSGAYGKRGTDNGERFWLAAELLKTTGDSKYDDYIHEYEFDDTTIVELFDEEAGIISWGNGLPLAQYAYILSDNANEESKAIVQDTFLAYADDILAQIESDGYRNALEYSEYTWASAKNAVTKGNYLLFANEIQPNDVYIDGALDQLHYILGRTATGMSYLTGSGTKSPQHVHHRIRMSTDTYMPGLLVGGPNGFNGGGDPEQARFFDEDGELLMPIAKAYVDHDNSWSTNEYAIDYTAPALFSLAYFSNPEFISGDEEDASDKLEQKVAELESQIEELNERLQELENNNEIDQLQLMVDELEAELVALSAQYDDVEALVTMLEQQVESLKAQIEELMTDEESTSIETGDEKTSDSELENGAKSEEALEVADESDSSNESAGATSDEDKGDRLPDTATSTFNYLLLGTVLFMLGTAIFLLQRRKLLAK; encoded by the coding sequence ATGAAAAACAAAAAAGGATTTTTAACAATATTTTTAGTTTTTCTTTTAATTTTTAGTAGTGTAAGTTTCATTAGTGCTGAAAGTGATGGTGATGATTTAGATTCTGAAATTGTTACTGAAGTAGGGCCATCTGTAAAGGTCAACCAAGTAGGATACTTACCGAATATAAATAAAATTGCGATTGTAGTAGATGATAGTGAAGCATCGACGTTTAATGTTATTAATAATGATACTGATGAAATCGTTTACAGTGGAGAGCTTACTGAACCAGTATTTGATGAGCATTCTGGTGATGTAGTAAAGCATGCTGACTTTACTTATGTAACTGAACCAGGTACATATGTTGTTCACGTTCCTGGTGTTGATACTTCTTTCGCTTTTGATATTTCCAATGACGTGTATTATAACTCACTTCTTGAAACGATGAGATCTTACACAACACAACGCTCCGCTACTGCGATAGATGATCCGATTACTGGTATTCAATATGAGGCAGGTCATCTACAAGATCAAGAAGCAATCTTCTATTTCACTGATGAAGAAAATCCTGAACTTACAACAGAAGGCGACACAATTGATGTTAGTGCAGGATGGTATGATGCTGGTGACTATGGATTATATGTAACACCGGGATCAATATCGGTTTCTCAATTGCTATATGCCTATGAATTAAATCCAGAAACATTTTACAGTGGTCAAATGTCATTCCCTGAAGGTGTTTCCGAAGAGGACCGACAAACTGACCTGCCTGATATTTTAATTGAAGCAAAGCATAAATTATTATGGCTAGAAAAAATGCAAAGAGAAGATGGTGTCGTTTATCATAAAGTATCAGGTCTTGAATGGCCAGGTATGGATGTAAAACCAGTAGAAGATACACAAGATCGTTACGTTTTCGGTATGTCAACGTATGGAACAGCAATGTATGGTGCAACAATGGCGATTGCATCAAGACAGTTTAGTGACTATGATCAAGAATTTGCAGATCGTTTACTAGCAAATGCAGAACTCGCTTTTGAATATTTAGAAGCTCATCCTGAACCATATTTCAGAGAAGATGATGGACAAAACGATGGTTCTGGTGCTTATGGAAAACGCGGTACTGATAATGGTGAGAGATTCTGGCTAGCTGCTGAACTATTAAAAACAACAGGGGATAGCAAATATGATGACTACATTCACGAATATGAATTCGACGACACTACTATAGTTGAATTATTTGATGAAGAAGCAGGCATCATTTCATGGGGAAATGGATTACCTTTAGCACAATATGCTTACATCTTAAGTGATAACGCTAATGAAGAGTCTAAAGCTATCGTACAGGATACATTTTTAGCATATGCAGATGATATTCTAGCTCAAATAGAAAGTGATGGATATCGTAATGCTCTTGAATATAGTGAGTATACATGGGCTTCTGCTAAAAATGCAGTTACTAAAGGGAATTACTTGTTATTTGCAAATGAAATACAGCCTAATGATGTTTATATTGATGGTGCATTAGATCAGTTACACTACATCTTAGGGAGAACAGCAACTGGGATGAGCTATTTAACAGGTTCTGGAACAAAAAGTCCTCAACATGTTCACCACAGAATTCGAATGAGTACAGACACGTATATGCCTGGCTTACTAGTTGGTGGACCAAATGGTTTTAATGGGGGAGGAGATCCTGAACAAGCAAGGTTCTTTGACGAAGATGGTGAACTACTCATGCCAATAGCTAAAGCGTATGTCGATCATGATAACTCTTGGTCTACGAATGAATACGCCATTGATTATACAGCACCTGCACTTTTCTCATTAGCTTATTTCTCAAATCCTGAATTTATTTCAGGTGATGAAGAAGATGCCTCAGATAAGTTAGAACAAAAGGTTGCAGAGCTAGAAAGTCAAATTGAAGAACTAAATGAAAGATTACAAGAGTTAGAAAATAATAATGAGATTGATCAATTACAATTAATGGTCGATGAACTTGAAGCTGAGCTTGTAGCACTTTCAGCTCAATATGACGATGTAGAAGCATTGGTTACTATGCTTGAACAACAAGTTGAGAGCTTAAAAGCACAAATTGAAGAACTGATGACAGATGAGGAGTCTACAAGCATCGAAACGGGTGACGAGAAGACTTCTGATAGCGAATTAGAAAATGGGGCAAAATCTGAGGAAGCACTAGAAGTAGCAGATGAAAGTGATTCATCTAATGAAAGCGCTGGGGCTACTTCTGATGAAGATAAAGGTGATCGACTTCCGGATACAGCTACAAGCACCTTCAACTATTTACTATTAGGAACGGTATTATTCATGCTAGGTACTGCAATTTTTCTTCTACAAAGAAGAAAGTTATTAGCTAAATGA
- a CDS encoding biotin transporter BioY — protein MTRNKTFINVRELTRAAMFIALMAIGANLPSFIAIGTVPLTFQTVVAILAGVLLGKKVGSFAMIGYALIGLIGLPVFAQMQGGLHMLTLSPTFGFVLSFIVLAFSVGYIVEQVKKPTLLTYLIACFVGLFINYGIGIPYLHYHLKLVSGVTDITLIATSISMVPFFLKDIVLTIFTAILCPKIKNALHSSTTTKIEKTPAA, from the coding sequence ATGACTAGAAACAAAACATTTATTAATGTTAGAGAATTAACGAGAGCCGCTATGTTTATCGCTTTAATGGCAATTGGTGCAAACCTACCTTCATTCATCGCTATAGGAACGGTGCCTTTAACTTTCCAAACTGTTGTCGCCATTCTTGCTGGTGTGTTATTAGGAAAAAAGGTTGGTAGCTTCGCTATGATCGGGTATGCATTGATTGGACTTATAGGTTTGCCTGTATTCGCTCAAATGCAAGGCGGGTTACATATGCTAACATTATCACCGACTTTTGGATTTGTTCTTTCCTTTATTGTTCTTGCTTTTTCTGTAGGTTATATTGTAGAACAGGTAAAAAAACCTACATTATTAACTTATCTAATTGCCTGCTTTGTAGGATTGTTCATTAATTATGGGATTGGTATTCCATATTTACATTACCATCTGAAACTAGTATCAGGAGTTACTGATATAACACTTATAGCAACTTCAATTAGTATGGTTCCATTCTTTCTCAAAGACATTGTTTTAACAATTTTCACTGCCATTCTATGTCCTAAAATAAAAAATGCTCTACATTCTTCAACAACAACTAAAATAGAAAAAACACCAGCTGCATAA